The Litchfieldia alkalitelluris genome has a window encoding:
- a CDS encoding amidohydrolase family protein, whose translation MKVDHIISNAYVLTMEGNGVGMIENGAVAIKGNLIEAVGQTDEILKDFKAERYIDGKGKAVLPGLIDAHIHTGMAIFRGVAQDMNNWMQKGLWPFMKHLTVEESVKGSMLNIVEGIKAGTTTFGDYDSNMPKIIENYVKIGARARVAELVNEIPDDIGDLPVGELYPFFPEIGERKLKNNLELLDRWHEAENGRITAILGPHGPDMMSLELLNEFKHLAEKYDTKLHMHVAQGDREIDQMVKRYGKRSIAFLDDHGFLNGRLLAVHLTEATDSETRLVASKGSSMIYCAGSIGIIDGLVPPLLTFIESGGQGALGSDQAPGNNCNNMFNEMKFAAILTKVKKSNPTVFPATLALRLATIEAAKVIGLEHQIGSLTKGKKADIIMINLQEANLSPVFSTPIRNIVPNLVYSARGHEVEMSIIDGKIIMEDRILQTVDESQVIREAQQVADAISVRAKDDILSAESDILDMMRNNYL comes from the coding sequence ATGAAGGTTGATCATATTATTTCGAATGCTTATGTTTTAACAATGGAAGGTAATGGAGTTGGGATGATTGAGAATGGTGCTGTAGCTATTAAGGGAAATTTAATAGAAGCAGTTGGTCAGACAGATGAGATTCTAAAGGATTTCAAAGCAGAACGTTATATTGATGGTAAAGGTAAAGCAGTTTTACCAGGATTAATTGACGCTCATATCCATACAGGGATGGCAATATTTCGTGGAGTTGCTCAAGATATGAATAACTGGATGCAAAAAGGTCTTTGGCCATTTATGAAACATCTGACCGTTGAAGAAAGTGTAAAAGGTTCAATGCTAAACATTGTTGAGGGAATAAAAGCTGGGACAACAACATTTGGTGATTATGATTCCAATATGCCTAAGATTATCGAGAATTATGTGAAAATCGGAGCTAGAGCAAGAGTTGCTGAGCTCGTAAATGAAATTCCTGATGATATTGGGGATTTGCCAGTAGGAGAACTTTATCCGTTCTTCCCTGAAATCGGAGAAAGAAAGCTGAAAAATAATCTAGAATTGTTGGATCGATGGCATGAAGCTGAAAATGGTCGTATCACTGCTATTCTTGGTCCACATGGTCCAGATATGATGAGTTTAGAGCTGCTAAATGAATTTAAGCACTTAGCTGAAAAATATGATACGAAATTACATATGCACGTAGCCCAAGGAGATCGTGAAATTGATCAAATGGTTAAACGATATGGAAAGAGATCTATCGCTTTTTTAGATGATCATGGATTTTTAAATGGTAGATTGTTGGCGGTTCATTTAACAGAGGCAACAGACTCAGAAACCAGACTGGTTGCGAGTAAGGGCAGTTCCATGATCTATTGCGCAGGAAGTATTGGGATTATTGATGGATTAGTTCCACCTTTGTTAACCTTTATAGAAAGTGGTGGACAAGGTGCACTTGGATCAGACCAAGCACCAGGAAACAACTGTAATAATATGTTCAATGAAATGAAATTTGCGGCCATTTTAACGAAAGTAAAAAAAAGTAATCCAACTGTTTTCCCGGCAACATTAGCCCTTCGGTTAGCAACAATCGAAGCCGCAAAAGTAATCGGTCTAGAACATCAAATTGGTTCGTTGACAAAAGGGAAAAAGGCAGACATCATCATGATTAATTTGCAAGAGGCAAATTTAAGTCCGGTCTTCTCAACGCCTATTAGAAATATTGTACCAAATCTTGTGTATTCAGCAAGAGGTCATGAAGTAGAAATGTCTATCATTGATGGAAAAATCATCATGGAAGACCGAATCCTTCAAACAGTTGATGAAAGTCAAGTCATTCGTGAAGCTCAACAAGTTGCAGATGCCATTAGCGTGCGAGCTAAAGATGATATTTTATCGGCAGAAAGTGATATTTTAGATATGATGAGGAATAACTATCTATAA
- a CDS encoding methionine ABC transporter ATP-binding protein — MIEIKELTKIYKTKKGTVTGVDHVSLTIKKGEIFGIVGYSGAGKSSLLRCLNLLEKPTSGSVTINGISLTTLSKNDLRKARLKIGMIFQHFYLVSSKTVYENIAFALKAAKKPNKEIDRKVTELLELVGLSDKRDVYPSQLSGGQKQRVGIARALANDPTVLLCDEATSALDPSTTKSILQLLRKINKELGLTIVLITHEMEVVKEICDRMAVMQDGEVIEEGPVYEIFTNPRQPLTQDFINTILQFDLPSHLIDNRKGTIIKIFFKGAIAEDSVVSDVLQTFKVRGNILHGKIEYIKDTPLGIFIMELTGESNEVKKAIDYIQSRTENLEVIHGGI; from the coding sequence GTGATCGAGATTAAAGAACTAACTAAGATATATAAAACTAAAAAAGGAACTGTTACTGGGGTGGATCATGTTTCTTTAACGATAAAAAAAGGCGAAATCTTTGGTATTGTTGGCTATAGTGGCGCAGGGAAAAGCTCACTCTTACGTTGTTTAAACTTACTTGAAAAGCCCACGTCTGGAAGTGTAACCATAAATGGAATCTCACTAACTACTTTATCTAAGAATGATCTAAGAAAAGCACGTTTAAAAATCGGGATGATTTTTCAACATTTTTATCTGGTAAGTTCAAAAACAGTGTATGAGAATATAGCATTTGCCCTAAAGGCTGCTAAAAAGCCAAATAAAGAGATTGACCGTAAAGTAACGGAACTCCTTGAGCTTGTCGGTTTATCAGACAAGCGTGATGTATATCCATCTCAATTAAGCGGAGGACAAAAACAACGAGTTGGAATTGCGAGAGCTCTTGCAAATGATCCGACGGTATTACTTTGTGATGAAGCGACATCAGCTCTTGACCCAAGTACAACCAAGTCAATTCTTCAATTACTTCGAAAAATTAATAAAGAGCTAGGCTTAACGATTGTACTTATTACTCATGAAATGGAAGTAGTAAAAGAGATTTGTGATCGAATGGCAGTAATGCAAGACGGTGAGGTAATTGAAGAAGGTCCAGTATATGAGATTTTCACGAATCCAAGACAACCGCTCACTCAAGACTTTATTAATACGATTTTACAATTTGATCTTCCTAGCCATCTAATTGATAACCGCAAAGGGACAATTATTAAGATTTTCTTTAAGGGAGCCATCGCTGAGGATTCAGTTGTTTCTGATGTATTACAAACCTTTAAAGTTCGTGGGAATATCCTTCATGGAAAAATTGAGTATATCAAAGATACTCCACTTGGAATTTTCATCATGGAATTAACCGGTGAATCTAACGAAGTAAAAAAGGCGATTGATTACATTCAATCACGAACTGAGAACTTGGAGGTGATTCATGGTGGGATTTGA
- a CDS encoding methionine ABC transporter permease yields MVGFDVAHLIELLPDINKAFFQTLYMVGISMVISLIIGLPLGILLFVSDKGLFLENVILKSILGFVVNMVRSIPYIILLVALIPLTKFLTGTIIGPTAASVSLSVAAIPFFARVVETSLREIDKGVIEAAVAVGASPWMIIKEVLIPEAKPGIIQGITLTIISLVAYSAMAGFVAGGGMGDLAIRFGYYRYDDTIMIATVAILICLVQLIQFGGDQLARMVDKR; encoded by the coding sequence ATGGTGGGATTTGATGTTGCACATTTGATAGAGTTACTGCCTGATATCAATAAAGCCTTTTTCCAAACCCTTTATATGGTCGGAATTTCAATGGTAATTTCCTTAATAATAGGATTGCCGCTCGGCATACTGTTATTTGTATCAGATAAAGGGTTATTTTTAGAAAATGTGATTCTTAAATCTATACTAGGATTTGTTGTAAACATGGTTAGATCCATACCCTACATCATTCTCCTTGTAGCCTTGATTCCATTAACAAAATTCCTTACTGGAACGATAATTGGGCCTACAGCTGCCTCTGTTTCACTGTCAGTTGCAGCGATACCTTTTTTCGCTAGAGTCGTAGAAACGTCTCTACGAGAAATTGATAAAGGTGTGATTGAAGCCGCAGTAGCAGTAGGCGCTTCACCTTGGATGATTATAAAAGAAGTTCTAATTCCTGAAGCTAAGCCTGGAATTATTCAAGGAATTACTCTTACCATTATTAGTTTAGTTGCTTATTCTGCGATGGCTGGTTTTGTTGCTGGTGGAGGAATGGGAGATCTTGCAATCCGATTCGGTTACTATCGATATGATGACACGATCATGATTGCAACTGTTGCGATACTGATTTGCTTAGTTCAGCTTATTCAATTTGGTGGAGATCAACTTGCTAGAATGGTAGATAAACGTTAG
- a CDS encoding MetQ/NlpA family ABC transporter substrate-binding protein, with the protein MKKLLFTLVLLLSVGLLAACGSSSEGENAEGEKKEINFGATAGPYSDMVTKAIKPILEEKGYTVTVTEFSDYIQPNMALSTGDIDANLFQHLVYLESFAKEHQLELSEVVSVPTAPMGIYSNTFASLDEVADGSSIAIPNDPTNAARAFLILQDAGLITLDPDVSSLTVSEKNVLENVKNLKFEPIEAAQLPRAVESVDLAAVPGNFALAAEMNLLDALQLENMPDQYRNRVAVKTADLDAQFVKDIKEAVESAEFEETIDAEFEGFGKPEWMTNR; encoded by the coding sequence ATGAAGAAGTTATTATTCACACTTGTATTACTATTATCAGTCGGTTTACTTGCTGCATGTGGTAGCAGCTCAGAAGGAGAAAATGCTGAGGGAGAAAAGAAAGAAATCAATTTTGGAGCTACTGCTGGTCCCTACAGTGATATGGTAACGAAAGCAATTAAACCTATCTTAGAAGAAAAAGGCTACACTGTTACTGTGACTGAGTTCAGTGACTATATCCAACCAAACATGGCTCTTTCAACTGGCGATATTGATGCAAACCTATTTCAACATCTAGTTTACTTAGAAAGTTTTGCAAAAGAACATCAGTTAGAGCTTTCAGAAGTAGTATCTGTTCCTACAGCACCTATGGGTATTTACTCAAATACATTTGCATCATTAGACGAAGTTGCAGATGGTAGCTCAATTGCAATTCCTAATGATCCTACTAACGCAGCTCGTGCTTTTCTTATCTTACAAGATGCTGGTTTAATTACACTTGACCCAGATGTTAGTTCATTAACTGTATCTGAAAAGAATGTTTTAGAAAACGTAAAAAACTTAAAATTTGAACCAATCGAAGCAGCGCAATTGCCTCGTGCGGTAGAAAGTGTTGATTTAGCAGCAGTTCCTGGTAACTTTGCACTAGCTGCTGAAATGAACCTACTCGATGCTCTTCAATTAGAAAACATGCCAGATCAATACCGTAATCGTGTTGCTGTTAAAACAGCTGACTTAGACGCACAATTTGTAAAAGATATTAAAGAAGCTGTTGAATCTGCTGAATTTGAAGAAACAATTGATGCTGAATTTGAAGGTTTTGGTAAGCCTGAATGGATGACAAATCGATAA
- a CDS encoding iron-containing alcohol dehydrogenase family protein has translation MDLIEVRGAPSYYACEVGVLSRLEALLLKNHLKKCLIITGETSWSVISPYFPSPTEEVVFTIEKYQGECSLAEISRVSKIANIGEFDCIIGIGGGKVLDIAKGVGYETNIEVVLIPTLASTCAAWTPLSVIYNEEGQFTHYTIFPKSTLLLLIEPRAILNSPKRFLIAGIADTLAKWYEADVLIQQLEDVPTVVKIAHHAAKLCKDELLKHSIKAVQDLEDNKLSSSLLKVIETNIVAGGMVGGFGDKYGRISGAHAVHNGLTTVSETHHLLHGEKVAYGILIQLVLEENWQEINELLPFYRSLELPYQLEHLDLHMASREKLITVARSTVLPHESIHLIGLKLNEESILNAFDNLEKHLVEDV, from the coding sequence ATGGATCTTATCGAGGTAAGAGGAGCACCTAGTTATTATGCTTGTGAAGTCGGAGTGTTATCACGACTTGAAGCTTTATTACTTAAGAATCACCTAAAGAAATGTTTAATTATTACTGGCGAAACCTCCTGGAGTGTTATCTCTCCTTACTTCCCTTCTCCAACAGAAGAAGTAGTTTTTACGATTGAGAAATATCAAGGTGAATGCTCACTTGCAGAAATAAGCAGGGTTTCAAAGATAGCCAATATCGGTGAATTTGATTGTATTATTGGCATTGGTGGGGGTAAAGTTTTAGACATTGCTAAAGGTGTCGGATATGAGACAAACATAGAGGTTGTCCTTATCCCTACCCTTGCTTCAACTTGTGCGGCCTGGACACCCTTAAGTGTCATTTATAATGAAGAAGGTCAGTTCACTCATTATACGATTTTTCCAAAAAGCACACTACTTCTATTAATTGAACCAAGGGCTATATTAAATTCGCCAAAACGCTTCTTAATTGCTGGCATTGCTGATACACTTGCGAAATGGTATGAGGCAGACGTGTTGATTCAACAGCTTGAAGATGTGCCCACAGTTGTAAAGATAGCCCATCATGCCGCGAAATTATGTAAAGATGAATTATTAAAACACAGTATTAAAGCAGTACAAGATTTAGAGGATAATAAGTTATCTTCATCATTGTTAAAGGTTATTGAAACAAATATTGTAGCTGGTGGAATGGTTGGAGGCTTTGGTGATAAATATGGGAGAATCTCTGGAGCACATGCCGTTCATAACGGGTTAACTACTGTTAGTGAAACACATCATTTATTACATGGCGAAAAAGTTGCATATGGAATACTCATTCAACTAGTATTAGAGGAAAATTGGCAGGAAATAAATGAACTACTTCCCTTCTACCGTTCTCTAGAATTACCTTATCAACTTGAACACCTTGACCTACATATGGCATCAAGAGAAAAATTAATAACCGTTGCACGTTCAACCGTTTTACCGCATGAGTCAATTCACCTTATAGGATTGAAGTTAAATGAAGAAAGTATACTGAATGCATTTGACAATCTGGAAAAGCACCTTGTCGAGGATGTATAG
- the kynB gene encoding arylformamidase, whose translation MEKHNMLPQHSWIDISQPLNSNTAHWPEDTPFSYEVSYSKEQTGSVNIGKITTSTHIGTHIDAPFHFLDDGERVLDLDINLYIGQCLVIDVSPHLEIDDKILSQFNLEGVTRLLIRTHIPNNPYSFPEQIPYITKRGADFLGEKGIKLIGVDVPSVDSLDSKNLEGHHALHKNGIHILENVMLDQLEVGEYELIALPLPIELGDGSPVRAVVRPIYRSLVREG comes from the coding sequence ATGGAAAAACATAATATGCTTCCACAACATAGTTGGATTGATATATCACAACCATTAAACAGTAATACTGCTCATTGGCCGGAGGATACGCCTTTCTCATATGAGGTGTCTTATTCAAAGGAACAAACCGGTTCAGTTAATATTGGTAAGATCACAACAAGTACACATATCGGCACCCATATTGATGCTCCATTTCATTTTCTAGATGATGGAGAAAGAGTACTAGATTTGGATATAAATTTATATATTGGGCAGTGCCTAGTAATTGATGTTTCTCCACATCTTGAAATTGACGATAAAATATTGAGTCAATTTAATCTTGAAGGAGTCACAAGGTTATTAATAAGAACACATATCCCAAACAACCCTTATTCTTTTCCGGAACAGATTCCTTATATAACAAAACGAGGCGCTGATTTTTTAGGTGAAAAAGGCATAAAGTTAATTGGGGTAGATGTTCCATCAGTAGATTCGTTAGATAGTAAAAACTTAGAAGGGCATCACGCATTACATAAAAATGGGATACATATCTTGGAGAACGTCATGCTGGATCAACTTGAAGTAGGGGAGTACGAACTTATCGCTCTTCCTTTACCGATCGAATTAGGGGATGGAAGTCCTGTTCGAGCTGTAGTAAGACCAATTTATAGGAGTTTAGTTAGAGAAGGTTGA
- the kynU gene encoding kynureninase, translating into MSEKQVNTTYEYAIDLDKNDELSSYREEFYLNEKKIYLDGNSLGLLSKRAEKSLMDILQSWRDYGIDGWTEGEHPWFYLSERLGASMAALVGANTNEVIVTGSTTSNLHQLLATFFQPNEQKNKILTDELSFPTDVYAMQSQLKLHGYNPKTHLIKVKSGDGHLLKEEDIIEAMTADVALIVLPSILYRSGQILDLKRLTEEAHKREIIIGFDLCHSIGAIPHQLSESNVDFAFWCNYKHLNGGPGTVGALYVNHTHFGKAPGLAGWFSSKKQHQFDMAHELIHEHHAGAFQMGTPHVLSVAPLIGSLAMFNEVGINNIRRKSLRLTGYMLDLIDHELKEYEFIVRNPREDKMRGGHIFLEHPEAARICKALKAEGVVPDFRSPNGIRLAPVALYNSFEDIWTTIQKLKRIMAEQTYKKFENKRGVIA; encoded by the coding sequence GTGAGTGAAAAACAAGTCAATACAACATATGAGTATGCTATCGATTTAGATAAGAATGATGAGTTGTCTTCGTACCGTGAAGAATTTTATCTAAATGAAAAGAAAATTTATCTTGATGGAAATTCCTTAGGTCTTCTTTCAAAACGTGCAGAGAAATCTTTAATGGATATCCTTCAATCATGGAGAGATTATGGGATTGATGGTTGGACAGAAGGGGAGCATCCATGGTTTTATTTATCCGAAAGATTAGGAGCATCTATGGCAGCACTAGTTGGTGCAAATACTAATGAGGTAATTGTTACCGGATCAACCACATCTAATTTGCATCAATTACTTGCTACCTTTTTTCAGCCTAACGAACAAAAGAATAAGATATTAACAGATGAATTATCTTTTCCAACTGATGTTTACGCCATGCAAAGTCAATTGAAGCTTCATGGATACAATCCTAAAACACATCTTATAAAAGTTAAAAGTGGTGACGGACATCTTTTAAAAGAAGAGGATATTATTGAAGCAATGACAGCGGATGTTGCATTAATTGTCTTACCTAGTATCTTATATCGAAGTGGTCAAATACTCGATCTGAAAAGATTAACCGAGGAAGCCCACAAGCGGGAAATAATAATCGGATTTGATTTATGCCATTCAATTGGAGCAATTCCTCATCAACTTAGTGAGTCGAACGTTGATTTTGCTTTTTGGTGTAACTATAAGCATTTAAATGGAGGACCGGGTACTGTAGGAGCACTGTATGTAAATCATACACATTTTGGAAAAGCCCCCGGACTTGCAGGTTGGTTTAGTTCTAAAAAGCAACATCAATTTGATATGGCACATGAGTTAATTCATGAACATCATGCAGGGGCTTTTCAGATGGGGACCCCACATGTCCTAAGTGTTGCCCCCTTAATTGGTTCATTAGCAATGTTTAATGAAGTAGGGATAAATAATATTCGTCGTAAATCACTACGATTAACTGGCTATATGCTTGATCTCATTGATCATGAGTTAAAAGAGTATGAGTTTATTGTAAGAAATCCCCGGGAAGATAAGATGCGTGGAGGACATATCTTTTTAGAGCATCCAGAAGCTGCGAGAATTTGTAAAGCATTAAAAGCAGAGGGAGTTGTACCAGATTTTAGATCTCCTAATGGGATAAGGCTTGCACCAGTGGCTTTGTACAATTCATTTGAAGACATTTGGACAACCATTCAGAAGTTAAAAAGAATTATGGCTGAACAAACTTACAAAAAGTTTGAAAATAAGCGTGGAGTGATTGCTTAA
- a CDS encoding GNAT family N-acetyltransferase: MIIKIDDLTGSEIARLINEHLHSMLEHSPPESKHALNLDGLRKADITFWSAWEDNELVGCGALKELDPTHGEIKSMKTSSAHLRKGVARKILQHIIAVAKERGYTRLSLETGSMQAFEPAKKLYASFDFQYCQPFSDYIEDPNSVFMTKKL, encoded by the coding sequence ATGATTATTAAAATCGATGATTTGACTGGTAGTGAGATAGCTAGATTAATTAACGAACATCTTCATAGTATGTTAGAGCATTCACCGCCTGAGAGTAAGCACGCACTCAACTTAGATGGTTTAAGGAAGGCAGATATAACATTTTGGAGTGCATGGGAGGATAATGAACTAGTCGGGTGTGGAGCACTTAAAGAACTAGACCCTACTCATGGTGAAATTAAGTCGATGAAAACTTCTTCAGCTCATTTAAGAAAAGGTGTTGCAAGAAAAATACTACAACACATTATTGCAGTAGCTAAAGAGCGTGGCTATACTAGGTTAAGTTTGGAAACTGGTTCTATGCAAGCTTTTGAACCGGCTAAAAAATTATATGCTAGTTTTGATTTTCAATATTGTCAGCCGTTTTCAGATTACATTGAAGATCCAAATAGCGTTTTTATGACTAAGAAATTATGA
- a CDS encoding NCS2 family permease: MERFFNLRELGTTVKTEIVAGVTTFLTMIYIIIVNPAILSAAGVPFDQVFIATIASAVIGTLIMALFAKHPIAIAPGMGMNAYFTSVVATHGVSYQVVFGTVFLAGILFLLLSFTKFRETLIHSIPASLKYGITSGIGLFIAFIGLKSAGIVVPNPDTMVAFGDLHQPVTILTLVGLFLTLILIARKIKGAMFIGMLITAIVGYFMGLLEFDGIVAPPPSFVFFDLDIAGVFSHGLYTVVFAFLLVTIFDTTGTMIGVAEQAGLMKNGKFPRARYALMADAVATTVGSTLGTSPSSAYIESSTGVAVGGRSGLTALVVAFLFLVALFFSPFVSAISSLSAMTAPILIIVGCYMMEGLAKVDWKTFDEAFPAFAIILTMPLTSSIATGIAIGFITYPLMKLVSGKAKEVHPILYVFGFIFILQMVFFPAH; encoded by the coding sequence ATGGAACGTTTTTTTAATTTGCGAGAACTAGGAACAACAGTTAAAACTGAAATCGTAGCAGGTGTAACCACCTTTTTAACGATGATATATATTATTATTGTTAACCCAGCCATTCTTTCAGCGGCAGGGGTTCCATTTGATCAGGTCTTTATTGCAACAATTGCTTCAGCGGTCATAGGGACACTGATTATGGCATTGTTTGCTAAACACCCTATTGCGATTGCTCCAGGAATGGGGATGAACGCGTATTTTACGAGTGTTGTTGCAACACATGGTGTTAGCTATCAAGTTGTTTTTGGTACAGTGTTTTTGGCAGGTATCCTATTTTTACTTTTATCTTTTACCAAATTTCGAGAAACCTTGATTCACTCCATTCCAGCTTCATTGAAATATGGAATTACCTCTGGAATCGGTTTATTCATTGCGTTTATTGGATTGAAAAGTGCTGGTATTGTCGTTCCGAATCCTGATACTATGGTGGCTTTCGGAGATTTGCATCAACCTGTTACTATTCTAACTTTGGTTGGGTTATTTTTAACGTTAATCTTAATTGCTCGTAAAATTAAAGGGGCAATGTTTATTGGAATGTTGATCACTGCAATTGTTGGTTACTTTATGGGACTTTTAGAGTTCGATGGAATAGTAGCACCCCCACCATCTTTTGTGTTTTTTGATTTAGATATTGCTGGTGTATTTTCACATGGCTTATACACGGTTGTTTTTGCATTTTTACTTGTGACGATCTTTGATACAACTGGAACAATGATTGGAGTAGCAGAACAAGCTGGACTAATGAAAAATGGCAAATTCCCAAGAGCAAGGTATGCTCTTATGGCAGATGCTGTAGCAACAACGGTTGGATCAACATTAGGGACAAGTCCTTCAAGTGCTTATATTGAGTCTTCTACAGGAGTTGCCGTAGGCGGTCGATCAGGATTAACAGCTCTTGTTGTAGCGTTTTTGTTTTTAGTGGCCTTATTCTTTTCTCCATTTGTTTCAGCTATTTCCTCTTTATCAGCGATGACTGCCCCAATCTTAATCATTGTTGGGTGTTATATGATGGAAGGATTAGCAAAAGTAGACTGGAAGACTTTTGACGAGGCGTTCCCTGCATTTGCAATTATTTTAACAATGCCTCTAACATCTAGTATTGCAACTGGAATTGCTATAGGTTTTATTACGTATCCTTTAATGAAATTAGTGAGTGGAAAAGCGAAAGAAGTTCATCCTATTTTATATGTTTTTGGGTTCATTTTTATCCTTCAAATGGTCTTTTTTCCAGCACATTAA
- a CDS encoding NupC/NupG family nucleoside CNT transporter, producing the protein MLLLLNLLAIIIILLIPYLLSTNRKEIRYHSIAFMLIIQVLITLFMFRTTIGRTIINFISSIFNILIGFGLEGVSFVFGGITDSPFVFFFNVLLIIIFFSALLGILNFLGILPWIIRIIGTIVSTLTQLPKLESFNASASMVFGQSEVFLAIKDHLADLNKARLYTISASAMSSVSASIVGSYMTMVPPQFVLAAIPLNMFSGLIISSLLMPNKVEKTEDTIHVKSGKEKGNFFDVLTDAILDGAKIAVIVSAMLVGYIALMEMLNYLISVIGNVVGIQITIQEILGYIFAPFAILLGIPISESVQAGAIMGTKIVLNEFVAMTQLQGVIDTLSERTIGIISTFLISFANFSSIGIIAGSVKALNDKQAKVISEFGLKLLFGATLASLLSAAMVGLFL; encoded by the coding sequence ATGTTATTACTTTTAAATTTGTTGGCGATTATCATCATTTTGCTAATTCCTTATCTTCTTTCAACCAACCGTAAAGAAATTAGATATCACTCAATTGCCTTTATGCTCATAATACAAGTGCTAATTACTTTATTCATGTTTAGGACAACCATTGGGAGAACAATTATCAATTTTATTTCATCAATTTTTAATATATTAATCGGCTTTGGATTAGAAGGAGTCAGTTTTGTCTTCGGTGGTATAACTGATTCTCCGTTTGTTTTCTTTTTTAACGTTTTATTAATTATCATCTTCTTTTCTGCTCTCTTAGGTATTCTAAATTTTTTAGGGATTCTACCTTGGATCATTCGAATCATTGGTACAATTGTTTCTACGTTAACTCAACTTCCTAAACTAGAAAGCTTTAACGCTTCAGCTTCGATGGTTTTTGGACAAAGTGAGGTTTTCTTAGCGATAAAGGATCACTTAGCGGATCTTAATAAAGCAAGACTTTATACCATTTCAGCTAGTGCCATGAGTAGTGTATCTGCATCAATTGTCGGATCATATATGACAATGGTCCCACCACAATTTGTTCTAGCTGCAATACCACTTAACATGTTTAGTGGCCTAATCATCTCCTCTCTATTAATGCCTAATAAAGTCGAGAAAACCGAGGATACTATTCATGTAAAGAGTGGAAAAGAAAAAGGAAACTTTTTTGATGTGTTAACCGACGCAATACTAGATGGCGCGAAAATTGCTGTGATCGTTTCTGCGATGCTAGTCGGTTATATCGCACTAATGGAGATGTTGAATTATCTCATTTCAGTTATTGGCAATGTGGTTGGTATACAAATTACCATCCAAGAAATCCTTGGCTATATTTTTGCTCCTTTTGCAATCCTTTTAGGTATTCCAATATCTGAATCTGTTCAAGCTGGGGCGATTATGGGGACTAAAATTGTCTTAAATGAGTTTGTTGCAATGACCCAACTTCAAGGAGTAATAGACACTTTGTCTGAACGAACCATAGGGATTATCTCGACCTTCTTAATATCATTCGCAAACTTCAGCAGTATTGGTATCATTGCAGGATCAGTGAAGGCACTCAATGACAAACAGGCCAAAGTTATTTCAGAGTTTGGCCTAAAGTTACTTTTTGGAGCCACTTTAGCTTCATTGTTATCTGCAGCCATGGTTGGGTTATTTTTATAA
- a CDS encoding flavin reductase family protein has protein sequence MIEAINKQVMHSYPGMVALVTVSHEEGENIMSAGWHSYISYEPPIYGVAIGRERHTYQLLKKSGKFAINFLPYENANFIQQSGVYSGSEVDKFQQGEMGFEKGLATNSPILHDAYIAYECEVIDRNTYGDHDWFVGNIVQFYRDSEKFLENGLPNFEKLSIPLYLGRSTYTCVDKHSKFDTHHITEIK, from the coding sequence ATGATAGAAGCAATAAATAAACAGGTAATGCATAGTTATCCAGGGATGGTTGCACTTGTAACTGTATCACACGAGGAAGGGGAAAATATTATGTCTGCTGGATGGCATTCTTATATTTCTTATGAACCTCCTATTTATGGTGTAGCTATTGGGCGAGAACGCCACACTTACCAATTGTTGAAGAAATCAGGAAAATTTGCAATCAATTTTCTTCCTTATGAAAATGCGAATTTTATCCAACAATCTGGAGTGTATTCTGGCTCAGAGGTAGATAAGTTTCAACAAGGTGAGATGGGGTTTGAAAAGGGGCTTGCTACAAATTCTCCAATTTTACATGATGCATACATTGCATATGAATGTGAGGTAATTGATCGAAACACATATGGTGATCATGATTGGTTTGTAGGAAACATCGTCCAATTTTATCGGGATAGTGAAAAGTTCTTAGAGAATGGATTACCCAACTTCGAAAAACTTTCAATACCTCTTTATTTAGGGCGATCAACGTATACTTGTGTTGATAAACATAGTAAGTTTGATACTCATCATATAACAGAAATTAAATAA